In Chitinophaga sp. HK235, a single window of DNA contains:
- a CDS encoding nitroreductase family protein, producing the protein MSAQKLIDGYPFVSYTHDSFDPPQMKAQAASFQQWMDKRRTVRDFADTPVPREVIADIIRTASTAPSGAHKQPWTFCAISDPAIKKIIREEAEKEEYRSYNGRMPQEWLNDLKPLQTDWQKPFLEVAPWLIVMFKRIYETDEGGKKRNNYYVQESIGIAAGFMLAAIHHAGLVALTHTPSPMNFLADILQRPENEKPFLLVPVGYPAETCWVPDIHRKPLEDVAVFYEGK; encoded by the coding sequence ATGTCAGCCCAAAAACTCATTGATGGTTATCCCTTTGTCAGTTACACCCACGACAGTTTTGACCCGCCTCAGATGAAAGCCCAGGCCGCTTCTTTTCAGCAATGGATGGACAAACGCAGGACAGTACGGGATTTTGCCGACACACCAGTCCCCAGAGAGGTGATAGCAGATATCATCCGTACCGCCAGCACAGCTCCTTCAGGCGCACACAAACAGCCCTGGACCTTCTGTGCCATCTCCGATCCGGCTATCAAAAAGATAATCCGTGAAGAGGCCGAAAAAGAAGAATACCGGAGTTATAACGGCCGCATGCCGCAGGAATGGCTGAATGATCTGAAACCATTGCAGACCGACTGGCAGAAACCCTTTCTGGAAGTAGCTCCCTGGCTGATCGTGATGTTTAAACGGATTTATGAAACAGATGAGGGTGGTAAAAAGCGTAACAACTACTATGTACAGGAAAGCATCGGTATTGCTGCCGGTTTTATGCTGGCGGCTATTCATCATGCGGGCCTGGTTGCACTTACGCATACGCCCAGTCCAATGAATTTCCTGGCCGACATCCTGCAGAGGCCCGAAAACGAAAAGCCTTTTCTGCTGGTGCCGGTAGGCTATCCCGCTGAAACATGCTGGGTACCGGATATTCACCGGAAACCCCTGGAAGATGTTGCTGTATTTTATGAGGGGAAATGA
- a CDS encoding M1 family metallopeptidase, translated as MKVVLGSCLAFTMLAGSWLQLNAQSDRWQQRVKYTMDVAMDAPANKFTGKQHLEYFNNSPDTLKKVFYHLYWNAFQPGSMMDVRSRELGKIVIGKDKNGNNRLDWDNRVRDRISKLKPDEIGYQKIISLKRDGKPQSFKVVETILEVPLDKPILPNSKAVFDMEFEAQVPVQIRRSGRHNAEGVDFSMAQWYPKMCEYDYEGWHATPYIAREFYGVWGDYDVKITIDKKYILGGTGYLQNPNLIGYGYETPGAKVTRPAGNTLTWHFIAPNVHDFMWAADPNYKHITQKVDGFTAHFLYLENENTRETWPRLAKMIPAAYDYIKAHYGAYPYQQYSFIQGGDGGMEYPMSTLILGNGKMDGLYGVAIHEWMHSWYQGMLATNESLYPWMDEGFTTFGQDNTIHNTVDSLKGQNPHEDSYAGYFALARSPFEEPATTHSDHYNTNYGYSLTAYSKGAVFLEQLGYVIGAANRDAGLLRYYNEWRFKHPNANDFIRVMEKESGIELDWYKQYFINSTKHIDYGIDSIYSNGNKTTVRLRRIGQFPMPIDFMVTDKKGNQVMHYIPLSIMYGEKPNEQPAVKRIVEPVWYWTNPTYEVEIDLPLSEIKELEIDPSQRLADVDRRNNKAVS; from the coding sequence ATGAAAGTGGTACTAGGAAGCTGTCTGGCCTTCACGATGCTGGCAGGCAGTTGGTTACAACTAAATGCACAGTCAGATCGCTGGCAGCAAAGGGTGAAATACACCATGGACGTAGCAATGGATGCTCCCGCCAATAAATTTACCGGTAAGCAGCATCTGGAGTATTTCAACAACTCTCCCGACACACTGAAAAAAGTATTCTATCACCTGTACTGGAACGCATTTCAACCGGGTAGCATGATGGACGTGCGCAGCCGCGAGCTGGGCAAAATCGTGATTGGAAAAGATAAAAACGGTAATAACCGTCTGGACTGGGACAACAGGGTACGTGACCGTATTTCCAAACTGAAACCCGATGAAATCGGCTACCAGAAAATCATCTCCCTCAAAAGAGATGGTAAACCACAGTCATTCAAAGTAGTGGAAACCATCCTGGAAGTGCCGCTGGACAAGCCTATCCTGCCAAATTCAAAAGCTGTGTTTGACATGGAATTTGAAGCCCAGGTACCGGTACAGATCCGCAGAAGTGGCCGCCACAACGCAGAAGGAGTAGACTTCTCCATGGCACAGTGGTATCCTAAAATGTGTGAGTACGACTACGAAGGATGGCATGCCACCCCTTATATCGCCCGTGAATTCTACGGTGTATGGGGCGACTACGATGTGAAAATCACCATCGACAAAAAATATATACTGGGTGGTACCGGTTACCTCCAGAACCCTAACCTGATCGGTTATGGCTATGAAACACCCGGTGCAAAGGTTACCCGTCCTGCTGGCAACACACTTACCTGGCATTTTATTGCTCCCAATGTGCATGACTTCATGTGGGCAGCAGATCCGAATTACAAACACATTACCCAGAAAGTGGATGGCTTTACTGCCCACTTCCTCTACCTGGAAAATGAAAATACCCGCGAAACATGGCCCCGGCTAGCTAAGATGATACCAGCCGCTTACGATTATATCAAAGCACATTACGGCGCTTATCCTTATCAGCAGTATTCCTTCATCCAGGGTGGTGATGGTGGCATGGAATATCCAATGTCCACACTGATACTGGGCAATGGTAAGATGGATGGCCTCTATGGCGTGGCGATCCACGAATGGATGCATAGCTGGTACCAGGGGATGCTGGCAACCAACGAAAGCCTCTACCCATGGATGGACGAAGGTTTCACCACTTTCGGTCAGGACAATACTATCCACAATACAGTGGATTCCCTGAAAGGACAAAATCCGCATGAAGACTCCTATGCGGGGTACTTCGCACTTGCAAGAAGTCCGTTTGAAGAACCAGCTACCACCCATTCCGACCATTACAACACCAACTATGGTTACAGCCTCACTGCTTATTCCAAAGGAGCCGTGTTCCTGGAGCAGTTAGGTTACGTGATCGGTGCTGCCAACCGCGATGCCGGCCTGCTGCGTTATTACAATGAATGGCGTTTCAAACATCCGAATGCGAACGACTTTATCCGCGTAATGGAAAAAGAAAGCGGCATTGAACTGGACTGGTACAAACAGTACTTTATCAATTCTACCAAACATATCGATTACGGCATCGACAGCATATACAGCAATGGCAACAAAACAACGGTACGCCTGCGCCGCATTGGCCAGTTCCCTATGCCGATTGACTTTATGGTCACCGACAAAAAAGGCAACCAGGTAATGCACTATATTCCGCTATCTATCATGTATGGAGAGAAACCAAACGAACAACCGGCTGTAAAACGTATAGTCGAGCCCGTATGGTACTGGACCAACCCTACTTACGAAGTGGAAATAGACCTGCCACTGTCTGAGATCAAAGAACTGGAGATAGATCCCAGTCAGCGTTTGGCGGATGTGGACAGACGCAATAACAAAGCGGTATCCTGA
- a CDS encoding patatin-like phospholipase family protein, producing MTKTALVLGGGGARCAFAIGAIQYFRQHHPDIRFDILCGTSSGSLIAFLTAIEENELTEKIFTANVTQDFLSTSHAIQRLANNNLSLYNIVPLLHKVNAVISEERFQRLMTAERELFIATRSLQTGRSVYFSNQTSSESTYDIRKASDLNELRDAVVASFTQPAFMPPVEITMPDQPIQQFIDGGGPLYAPVKLAIDRGATDIYVVLHTPAAPEQYPIQFKNLVDVLERTMDWSTINLAVNDVALPLVYNQSLQYLEAIKLKLAAAGVSPDTIAACFNIPEARPFEGKKVINIRVLRPDTPLDAGMGGMEFINRAVKLMIQAGEWKAAQAMEQG from the coding sequence ATGACAAAAACAGCCCTAGTTTTAGGCGGCGGCGGCGCACGTTGTGCCTTTGCCATCGGAGCGATCCAGTACTTCCGTCAGCATCATCCGGATATTCGTTTCGACATCCTCTGCGGCACCAGCAGCGGCTCCCTTATCGCCTTCCTCACCGCCATCGAAGAAAATGAACTCACTGAAAAAATCTTTACCGCCAATGTTACACAAGATTTCCTCTCCACCTCACACGCCATACAACGGCTGGCCAACAACAATCTTTCGCTTTACAACATCGTTCCCCTGCTGCATAAAGTGAATGCTGTCATCTCCGAAGAGCGCTTTCAGCGCCTGATGACAGCGGAAAGGGAATTGTTTATTGCCACCCGAAGCCTGCAAACAGGCCGCTCCGTTTATTTCTCCAATCAGACTTCCAGCGAAAGCACCTACGATATCAGAAAAGCCAGTGATCTGAATGAGCTGCGTGACGCTGTAGTAGCCTCTTTCACACAACCAGCGTTTATGCCGCCGGTAGAAATCACCATGCCCGATCAACCCATACAACAGTTCATCGATGGCGGCGGCCCACTCTATGCACCGGTAAAACTCGCTATCGACCGGGGTGCTACCGACATCTACGTGGTATTACATACGCCTGCCGCACCAGAACAATATCCTATTCAGTTCAAAAACCTGGTGGATGTGCTGGAGCGTACTATGGACTGGAGCACCATCAACCTGGCAGTGAATGATGTAGCCTTGCCGCTGGTGTACAACCAATCACTCCAGTACCTGGAAGCGATCAAACTTAAACTGGCAGCAGCAGGTGTGTCTCCCGATACCATAGCAGCCTGTTTCAATATCCCCGAAGCACGCCCGTTTGAAGGCAAGAAAGTCATCAATATCAGGGTGCTGCGCCCGGATACTCCGCTTGATGCCGGTATGGGCGGCATGGAATTCATTAACCGTGCTGTTAAACTGATGATACAGGCCGGAGAGTGGAAGGCAGCCCAGGCAATGGAACAGGGATAA
- a CDS encoding DinB family protein, whose protein sequence is MYLNQHEIRSLLNKSFDHFVDFVQALPDHRFTATPYGKWSAGQQLHHLIKSVRPVTTAMGYPRILLRCFGVSQLPSRSYDMLVEQYDQVLANGAKSTSAYLPGVIYSAQRPVLIQEFLKQKEKLLEHLDNWSENDLDKYRLPHPLLGKITIREMLYFTAYHNQHHLEKLQDHELRSHTWENQLQQLIF, encoded by the coding sequence ATGTACCTGAACCAGCACGAGATTCGTTCTCTGTTAAATAAAAGCTTCGATCACTTTGTTGATTTTGTGCAGGCGTTGCCTGACCATCGTTTTACCGCTACACCATACGGTAAATGGTCAGCCGGTCAGCAACTTCATCATCTTATCAAATCTGTAAGGCCGGTAACCACCGCCATGGGCTATCCCAGGATATTGCTGCGTTGCTTTGGTGTAAGCCAGCTCCCTTCGCGCTCCTACGATATGCTCGTAGAACAATATGACCAGGTGCTGGCCAATGGCGCCAAATCCACCAGTGCCTATCTGCCCGGTGTTATCTACAGCGCCCAACGGCCTGTACTGATCCAGGAATTCCTCAAACAGAAGGAAAAACTGCTGGAACATCTTGACAACTGGTCAGAAAATGATCTTGATAAGTATCGGCTACCTCATCCCCTGCTCGGAAAAATTACGATCAGGGAAATGTTGTACTTCACCGCCTACCATAATCAACACCACCTCGAAAAGCTGCAAGACCATGAGCTGCGCAGCCATACATGGGAAAATCAATTACAACAACTGATATTTTAA
- a CDS encoding RNA polymerase sigma factor: MAQEQNERIQATVKQERKRLLNFIRQRVNNASDAEDILQDVLYQFTEYLRLGSQIDSITGWLFAVTRNRITDWFRKKKETPFTNYVREIEGEEVLFLPELLSDETLQADTPMVRKIMSETIMQAIDELPAEQKQVFLQHELEGKSFKEMSEETGISVNTLLSRKRYAVLYLRERLAELYRELFDN; encoded by the coding sequence ATGGCCCAAGAGCAAAACGAACGCATACAAGCTACCGTAAAGCAGGAACGTAAGCGTTTGCTGAACTTCATCCGGCAGCGTGTCAACAACGCGTCGGATGCGGAGGATATACTGCAGGATGTGCTGTACCAGTTCACGGAATATCTCCGGCTGGGCAGTCAGATAGACTCCATTACCGGCTGGCTGTTTGCCGTGACCCGCAACCGTATTACAGACTGGTTCCGTAAGAAAAAGGAAACTCCGTTCACTAACTATGTTCGCGAAATAGAAGGAGAAGAAGTCCTTTTCCTGCCGGAATTACTCTCCGATGAAACCTTGCAGGCTGATACGCCCATGGTCCGGAAAATCATGTCTGAAACGATCATGCAGGCCATCGATGAGCTGCCGGCCGAACAAAAGCAGGTGTTCCTCCAGCATGAACTCGAAGGTAAATCGTTCAAGGAAATGAGCGAAGAAACCGGTATCAGTGTGAATACACTGCTGTCGAGAAAACGTTATGCTGTCTTGTACCTCCGCGAACGGCTGGCAGAACTGTACCGTGAATTATTCGATAACTAA
- the rsmG gene encoding 16S rRNA (guanine(527)-N(7))-methyltransferase RsmG, translated as MEIILKYFSDFSPVQLKQFEALKGLYEEWNEKINVISRKDIDSLYERHVLHSLSIAAVADFQPGTQILDLGTGGGFPGIPLAIFFPEVQFHLVDSIGKKIKVVQGVSEALGLKNVTTAHSRVEDIKNRKFDIVVSRAVAPLGDLWRWSKPVLKKSAVPGKQFEKGLICLKGGDLTQEIADSGIKPRLLNIYGIFPEESFKDKYIVLAKS; from the coding sequence ATGGAAATTATTTTAAAGTATTTCAGCGATTTTTCGCCTGTTCAGTTAAAGCAGTTTGAAGCCCTGAAAGGATTGTATGAGGAATGGAACGAGAAGATCAACGTCATATCCCGGAAAGATATTGACTCCCTGTATGAGAGACACGTGTTGCATTCACTGAGTATAGCTGCCGTCGCAGATTTCCAGCCGGGCACCCAGATACTGGACCTCGGTACCGGTGGTGGTTTTCCGGGCATTCCGCTGGCGATCTTTTTCCCTGAAGTACAGTTTCACCTGGTGGATTCCATCGGCAAAAAAATAAAGGTAGTACAAGGTGTCAGCGAAGCGCTGGGGCTGAAAAACGTGACCACCGCCCATAGCCGGGTGGAGGATATAAAAAACCGTAAATTCGATATTGTAGTATCAAGGGCAGTAGCACCGCTGGGTGACCTCTGGCGTTGGAGCAAACCGGTATTAAAGAAGTCTGCTGTGCCAGGCAAACAGTTTGAAAAAGGACTGATATGCCTCAAAGGTGGAGACCTGACGCAGGAAATTGCTGATAGCGGCATCAAACCCAGGCTGCTCAACATCTATGGAATCTTCCCTGAAGAAAGTTTCAAAGACAAATATATCGTGCTCGCCAAAAGCTGA
- a CDS encoding glycosyltransferase produces the protein MLDNLGEIALYFFAAVAGIQTIYYLFVFSRVAFYRRKFDLDLAPEGPFSVIICAKDEELNLQRNLPGVLQQRYHMHHKPEYEVIVVNDNSEDDTKYYLRSIEPGYPHYRHIEIKQAAKFIPGKKYPLSIGLKGAQYENVLLTDADCKPGSTYWLSLMSQGFADDKEIVLGYGAYHKKPGFLNKVIRYETFFGAMQHLSFAMSGMPYMGVGRNLAYKRELFFRHKGFTSHQHLASGDDDLFVNAAANRKNVGVVIDKQAFTYSEPKQNWKSWFRQKTRHMSTGKHYRFGHKFVLGLFSLTHFLFYPAFILALFFPPPILWYALGIFGIKVLTQSIITFAAMRKLDESDLFKFSWLMDIFMVLYYIIFTPALMFKSKNRW, from the coding sequence ATGCTTGACAATCTGGGTGAAATTGCCTTATACTTTTTTGCTGCCGTTGCAGGGATACAAACGATCTATTATTTGTTTGTCTTCTCCCGGGTAGCTTTCTACCGTCGTAAGTTTGACCTGGACCTGGCGCCCGAAGGGCCTTTTTCCGTGATCATCTGCGCAAAAGACGAAGAGCTGAATCTTCAGAGAAATCTGCCGGGGGTCCTGCAGCAACGTTATCATATGCACCACAAGCCGGAATATGAGGTGATTGTGGTAAATGATAACTCCGAAGACGACACCAAATACTATCTCCGTTCCATAGAGCCGGGTTATCCACACTACCGGCACATCGAAATCAAGCAGGCTGCCAAATTCATCCCCGGAAAAAAATATCCGCTGTCAATAGGCCTCAAAGGAGCCCAGTACGAAAACGTGCTGCTCACCGACGCCGACTGCAAACCGGGCAGCACCTACTGGTTATCACTGATGAGCCAGGGATTTGCGGATGATAAAGAGATCGTACTGGGTTACGGAGCATACCACAAAAAACCCGGATTCCTGAACAAGGTGATCCGTTACGAAACATTTTTCGGTGCCATGCAACACTTGTCTTTTGCCATGAGCGGCATGCCCTATATGGGTGTAGGCCGTAACCTGGCATACAAAAGAGAGCTGTTTTTCCGGCACAAGGGCTTTACCAGCCACCAGCACCTGGCCAGCGGCGATGATGATCTGTTTGTGAATGCAGCCGCCAACCGTAAAAACGTAGGCGTAGTGATAGACAAACAGGCTTTCACCTATTCTGAGCCTAAACAGAACTGGAAAAGCTGGTTCAGACAAAAAACCCGGCATATGTCTACCGGCAAACACTATCGCTTCGGACATAAATTTGTGCTGGGCCTGTTTTCCCTGACCCATTTCCTCTTCTACCCTGCCTTTATCCTCGCCCTGTTTTTTCCACCGCCGATCTTATGGTATGCCCTGGGCATCTTCGGGATAAAAGTGCTGACCCAGTCCATCATTACCTTTGCAGCCATGCGCAAACTCGATGAAAGTGATCTGTTTAAGTTCAGCTGGCTGATGGATATCTTCATGGTACTTTATTACATCATATTCACACCGGCATTGATGTTTAAGTCAAAAAACCGCTGGTAA
- the tgt gene encoding tRNA guanosine(34) transglycosylase Tgt codes for MKTVNFELITTDSGSNARAGKITTAHGEIETPIFMPVGTVGSVKAITQEQVRDDVQAQIILGNTYHLYLRPGLEVLSLAGGLHKFNGWERPILTDSGGYQVFSLAANRKIKEEGVVFQSHIDGSKHLFTPENVMDIQRTIGADIIMAFDECPPYPSEYRYARKSMELTHRWLDRCIQRLSDTQPAYGHEQTLFPIVQGSTYKDLRKASAEYIASRGAAGNAIGGLSVGEPENEMYDMCGLVCDILPKDKPRYLMGVGTPWNILENIALGVDMFDCVMPTRNGRNGMLFTWNGVMNIRNKKWATDFRPIDENSNCFATSDYSRAYLRHLFVAGEILGMTLASIHNLAFYLELVKEARRQILAGTFATWKTGMVQQLKTRL; via the coding sequence ATTAAGACCGTGAATTTTGAACTGATCACAACAGATAGCGGCAGCAATGCCAGGGCTGGTAAAATCACCACTGCCCACGGGGAAATAGAAACACCGATTTTTATGCCGGTAGGTACTGTGGGTAGCGTAAAAGCTATCACACAGGAGCAGGTACGGGATGATGTGCAGGCGCAGATCATCCTCGGCAATACCTATCACCTCTATCTGAGGCCAGGCCTGGAAGTGTTGTCGCTGGCAGGCGGTCTGCATAAATTCAACGGCTGGGAACGCCCTATCCTTACCGACAGCGGCGGATATCAGGTATTTTCCCTGGCGGCTAACCGTAAGATTAAGGAAGAAGGCGTTGTGTTCCAGTCACATATAGACGGTTCCAAACACCTCTTTACCCCCGAAAATGTGATGGACATCCAGCGCACCATCGGAGCGGATATCATCATGGCATTCGATGAATGCCCGCCATATCCGTCTGAATACCGCTATGCGCGTAAATCGATGGAGCTCACCCACCGCTGGCTGGACCGCTGTATTCAGCGGCTGAGTGATACCCAGCCGGCTTATGGCCACGAACAAACACTGTTCCCTATTGTACAGGGCAGTACCTATAAAGATCTCCGCAAAGCCTCTGCAGAATATATCGCCTCCCGCGGCGCAGCCGGTAACGCTATCGGCGGCCTGAGCGTAGGAGAGCCTGAAAATGAAATGTACGATATGTGCGGCCTGGTATGCGATATCCTGCCCAAAGACAAGCCCCGCTACCTCATGGGTGTAGGCACCCCCTGGAATATCCTGGAAAACATCGCCCTGGGCGTAGACATGTTCGACTGCGTTATGCCTACCCGCAACGGTCGTAACGGCATGCTTTTCACCTGGAACGGCGTGATGAACATCCGGAATAAAAAATGGGCTACCGACTTCCGTCCGATCGATGAAAACAGCAACTGCTTCGCTACCAGCGATTACTCCCGTGCCTACCTGCGCCACCTGTTTGTTGCCGGAGAAATTTTAGGCATGACATTAGCGAGTATTCACAACCTCGCCTTTTACCTGGAATTGGTGAAAGAAGCCCGCCGTCAGATACTGGCCGGCACCTTCGCCACCTGGAAAACAGGGATGGTACAGCAGTTGAAAACGCGCCTGTAA
- a CDS encoding LptF/LptG family permease produces the protein MTKIDWYILRKLIGTFIYSLMILLVISVVIDITEKIDDFIKYNISLHDVIVDYYFGFIPHIAALLFPLFIFISVIFFTSKMAYRSEIIAILSAGVSFRRFLRPYWVGAILFGSILWLANYWVVPNANRIRTTFENTRIRTPDNQTSQYDRTSRIDSFTYVTFGTYDPNYKSGSNFILERVNGQQLTTKLRADRITWDSTKKAWRLDYVSVRHMDGLKEKWTSLQDSTLKIPLVPKDLLEVKNLQEAMTTPDLRKYIHREAIRGSEGLNTYWVEYYRRTAAAAAVVILTLIGGIIAAKKVRGGSGLHLAVGIVISASYIILMQFTTVFSTKADLNPLVAVWIPNFLFGGLALYLYRRAPK, from the coding sequence ATGACTAAAATAGACTGGTACATTTTACGCAAGCTCATTGGAACTTTTATTTATTCCCTGATGATATTGCTGGTCATTTCCGTAGTGATCGATATTACAGAGAAGATAGATGATTTCATTAAGTATAATATATCCCTCCACGATGTGATCGTGGATTATTACTTTGGCTTTATCCCCCATATTGCCGCATTGCTGTTTCCCCTGTTTATCTTCATTTCCGTTATCTTTTTTACCTCCAAAATGGCGTACCGCTCGGAGATCATCGCTATCCTGAGTGCCGGCGTGAGTTTCCGCCGCTTTTTACGCCCTTACTGGGTAGGCGCCATTCTGTTTGGCAGTATCCTCTGGCTGGCCAACTACTGGGTAGTGCCCAATGCCAACCGTATCCGCACCACTTTCGAAAATACAAGGATCCGTACCCCGGATAATCAGACGTCGCAATACGATCGTACCAGCCGTATCGACAGCTTTACCTACGTTACCTTCGGTACCTACGATCCTAACTATAAGAGTGGCAGCAACTTCATACTGGAAAGAGTAAACGGACAACAACTGACCACCAAACTGAGAGCAGACCGTATTACCTGGGACTCCACCAAAAAAGCCTGGAGGCTCGATTATGTGTCTGTACGGCATATGGATGGCCTCAAGGAAAAATGGACCAGTCTGCAGGACTCTACCCTTAAAATTCCTTTGGTGCCCAAAGACCTGCTGGAGGTGAAAAACCTGCAGGAAGCCATGACAACACCTGATCTGCGCAAATATATCCATCGCGAAGCCATCCGTGGCTCCGAAGGACTTAATACCTACTGGGTGGAATACTACCGGAGAACAGCCGCAGCAGCGGCCGTGGTTATCCTCACCCTCATCGGTGGTATTATTGCAGCTAAAAAGGTGAGAGGTGGCAGCGGGCTGCATCTGGCCGTAGGTATCGTGATCAGTGCCAGCTACATCATCCTGATGCAGTTCACTACCGTGTTCAGTACCAAAGCCGATCTCAACCCGCTGGTGGCCGTGTGGATACCCAATTTCCTCTTCGGTGGACTGGCGTTGTATCTGTACCGCCGCGCTCCTAAATGA
- a CDS encoding citrate (Si)-synthase, eukaryotic, whose protein sequence is MGYIKEKFKVKADDLNVEVKDLVKNHGSKKIEDVTIAQVYQGMRGITGIVTETSLLDANEGIRFRGYSIPELREHLPKAPGGAEPLPEGLFYLMLIGELPSEADVQYLSSMWGRRSHVPNHVFDAIEALPITTHPMTMFTVGIMALQTESLFAKAYAEGINKKDYWSYMYEDTMNLIARLPRIAAYIYRRKYKGGQHIQPNGMLDWAGNFAHMLGYSDEGFKELMRLYMVIHADHEGGNVSAHTTHLVGSALSDAYLSFAAGMNGLAGPLHGLANQEVIKWILSMREELGGGMPTKEQIEAYVRKTLADGKVVPGYGHAVLRKTDPRFTAQMEFAKKHLPNDELVKIVWTVYETVPPILQELGKVKNPWPNVDAHSGALLVHYGLVEYEFYTVLFGVSRALGVLASLCWDRGLGLSLERPKSVTTEWMKQFVEGKVTADAE, encoded by the coding sequence ATGGGGTACATAAAAGAAAAATTCAAGGTTAAAGCAGATGATCTTAACGTTGAAGTAAAGGACCTGGTAAAAAATCACGGATCAAAAAAAATTGAGGACGTAACTATTGCGCAGGTTTACCAGGGTATGCGCGGTATTACCGGCATTGTAACGGAAACCTCCCTGCTGGACGCCAACGAAGGTATCCGTTTTCGTGGGTACTCGATTCCGGAACTGAGAGAACATTTACCAAAAGCACCCGGTGGTGCAGAACCATTGCCGGAAGGGCTGTTTTATCTGATGCTGATCGGTGAACTGCCTAGTGAAGCAGATGTACAGTATTTGTCCAGCATGTGGGGCCGTCGTTCTCATGTACCCAACCACGTATTTGACGCTATTGAAGCCCTGCCGATCACCACTCACCCAATGACTATGTTTACCGTAGGTATCATGGCGCTGCAAACAGAATCTCTCTTTGCAAAAGCATATGCCGAAGGGATCAATAAAAAAGACTACTGGAGCTATATGTACGAAGACACGATGAACCTCATCGCCCGTCTCCCCCGTATCGCTGCTTACATCTATCGCCGCAAATACAAAGGCGGTCAGCATATCCAGCCTAATGGCATGCTCGACTGGGCAGGCAACTTCGCCCATATGCTGGGTTATTCCGATGAAGGATTTAAAGAACTGATGCGCCTGTACATGGTGATCCACGCTGACCACGAAGGTGGTAACGTGAGCGCACACACGACACATCTCGTAGGTTCTGCCCTCAGCGATGCCTATCTGTCATTTGCAGCCGGTATGAACGGTCTCGCAGGTCCGCTGCATGGTCTGGCCAACCAGGAAGTGATCAAATGGATCCTCTCCATGCGTGAAGAACTGGGTGGTGGCATGCCTACCAAAGAACAAATCGAAGCATACGTTCGTAAAACCCTGGCGGATGGTAAAGTAGTACCAGGTTACGGTCACGCTGTACTGCGTAAAACCGATCCCCGCTTTACCGCACAGATGGAGTTTGCTAAAAAACACCTGCCTAATGATGAACTGGTGAAAATCGTATGGACTGTATACGAAACTGTACCACCAATCCTTCAGGAACTGGGTAAAGTGAAAAACCCATGGCCAAACGTAGATGCTCACTCCGGCGCATTGCTGGTACATTACGGACTGGTGGAATATGAATTCTACACCGTACTGTTCGGCGTTTCCCGCGCACTGGGCGTACTGGCATCTCTCTGCTGGGACAGAGGACTGGGCCTCTCTCTGGAAAGACCTAAATCTGTTACCACTGAATGGATGAAACAGTTCGTAGAAGGTAAAGTAACTGCCGACGCAGAATAA